One Oncorhynchus mykiss isolate Arlee chromosome 9, USDA_OmykA_1.1, whole genome shotgun sequence genomic window, tttattggtggtgacagtgtttcctagcctcaatgcagttggcagctgggaggaggtgctcttattctccatggactttagtgtcccagaactttttgaagtttgtgctacaggatgcaattttctgtttgaaaaagctagtctttgctttccaaactgcctgtgtatattggttcctaacttccctgaaaagttgcatatcgcaggggctattcgatgctaatgcagtaggccacaggatgtttttgtgctggtcaagggcagtcaggtctggagtgaaccaagggctatatctgtttctggttctacatttttttgaaaggggcatgcttatttaagatgatgTGGAAAGCACTTtgaaagaataaccaggcatcctctactgatggaatgaggtcaatatccttccaggatacccaggccaggtcgattagaaaggcctgctcgttgaagtgttttagggagcgtttgacagtgatgaggggtggttgtttgacctcagacccattacggacgcaggcagtgatcgctgagatcctggttgaagacagcagaggtgtatttggagggcaggttggttaggatatcTATGAGGGTAGATCTATTTACTGTCGTTTAATTGGACCTAGATGTGTATGGTAATTTGATATAGGCCTATAGGCCTATGGCTACTTCGGAAATATGAATCCATCACGGAcagaaaaggtgaggaatttaTTCTTCCTATAAAATGGGAAATAAATTCTTAAGTCTAATTATTTTACTTGGAATACAACCACTAGTTATAGTGTGTACGTATGGTCTAAAGTTTGCAcaaaattaagcacattatcaCGACAAGTTCAGATTTTATAAATGCCAACTTCTGTGTAAACTGGCGCACACATGTTGTATGGTATGTTGTAAAAACGCAACATTTAGAAATGAGGCCCCAGGGCTTTGGGATATGTATCACTATGCTAAATATTTTCCTTAATTTGCCAGATCATTCTCTTATTCGTTCTCTTCACAGATTAGTGCCGTCAGGGCCGTTGTTCCCAACAAAAGCAACAATGAGATAGTTCTGGTGTTGCAGCACTTTGAGAACTGCGTTGATAAGGCCGTCCAGGCTTTCCTAGAAGGTATGGGAATGCCATAGTGATCTTTTTTTTTCATGAGTATTTAAACCTTGATAATCTGCAACATTGTCTGCATGTCAATGCAGGCTGTTATGGAAAGAGAGCATTCTTCTTAACTCACAATTACTTAATTTTCCCTTCAGGTAGTGCCATTGATATCTTGAAGGAGTGGAATGTAACTGGTAAAAAGAAGGTAACCTTAACTTTGTCCTTCAGGGTATTGCATTCTGTATGAAAGGGCCACGAGTATGAATGAAATGTATTATGTGTCATGACATTTTAAGTATGGCCTGTCCCTCACAGGATTATGAGACAACACTTTTTAAAAACAAGTTCAAAGGCTATACCAATCCAGACTTTGAGCAAAAAAACACTTACTTTAAATCCACTTAACTTTGAACTGTAAATGCTAGTCATAGGAAATGTATGTTTAGTTTATTTGGATAGCGATGAGTAAAAATACATTGAACAAACAATCATTGGCTGCATTTCACTATAGATTTTCTAGCTCACACAAATTTTCAACATCTGTCCCAGATAATCTGTTTTCTCCCATTTAATTTCTCCCAGATAATCTCCCATTTTGCTTTGAAGTCAGCAGCTCAAGCTGAACATATCTGGTATCTGTCATGAGGACCTACATTCTGCTCAACCATGgctaaactcagcaacaacaaaaaatgtccctttttcaggatcctgtctttcaaagataattcgtaaaaatccaaataacttcacagatcttcattgtaaagagtttaaacacggtttcccatgcttgttcaataaaccataaacaagtaatgaacatgcacctgtggaacggtcgttaagacactaacagcttacagatgttaggtaattaaggtcacagttataaaaacaGGACACTAGAGGTATTTcttgttttcttttcttttttgaaTTGTCTCCCCAATTTCTTGGTAtgcaattgttagtagttactatcttgtctcatcgctacaacatTATGGGCTCGTACGTGCTCGTGAGAGATGAAGGtcaaaagtcatgcgtcctccgaaacacaacccaaccaagccgcactgcttcttaacacagcgcgcatccaacccgcaccagtgtgttggaggaaacactgtgcacctggcgacctggttagcgtccactgcgcccggcccaccacaggagtcgctggtgcgcgatgagacaaggatatccctaccggcctaacccggacgacgctaggccaattgtccgtcgccccatggacctcccggacccagagtctctggtggcacagctagcactgcgatgcagtgccctagaccactgcaccacccgggaggccacactagaggcatttctactgactttgaaaaacaccaaaagaaagatgcccagggtccctgctcatctgcgtgaacgtgccttaggcatgctgcaaggaggcatgaggactgcagatgtggccagggcaataaatttcATTGTCCGTACTGCGAGACGCctgagacagcgctacagggagacaggacggacatttgatcgtcctcgcagttgCAGACCACgagtaacaacacctgcacaggatcggtacattcaaacatcacacctgtggaacaggtacaggatggcaacaactgcctgggttacaccaggaacacacaattcCTCtctcagtgctcagactgtccgtaataggctgagggaggctggactgagggcttgtaggcctgttgtaaggcaggtcctcgccagacatcaccggcaacaacttcgcctatgggcataaacccaccgtcgctggaccagacaggactggcaaaaagtgctcttcactgacgagttgcggtttgtTCTCACCAGAgctgatggtcggatttgcgtttatcgtcgaaggaatgagcgttacaccgaggcctgtactctggagtgggatccatttggaggtggagggtctgtcatggtctggggcggtgtgtcacagcagcatcggactgagcttgtcattgcaggcaatctcaatgctgtgcgttacagggaagacatgctcctccctcatgtggtacccttcctgcaggctcatcctgacatgaccctccagcatgacaatgccgccagccatactgctcgttctgtgcgtgatttcctgcaagacaggaatgtcagtgtttcgccatggccagcgaagagcccggatctcaatcccattgagcacgtctgggacctgttggatcggaggattagggctagggccattcccccccagaaatgtccgggaacttgcaggtgccttggtggaggagtggggtaacatctcacagcaagaactggcaaatctggtgcagtccatgaggaggagatgcactgctgtacttaatgcagctggtggccacaccagatactgactgttacttttgattttgaccccctctttgttcagggacacattattacatttctgttagttacatgtctgtggaacctgttcagtttatgtctcagttgaatcttgtgttcatacaaatatttaaacatgttaataagtttactgaaaataaacacagttaagtgagaggatgtttcttttttgctgagcaTATATGCTTGTTATGTATGAACTCCAAAATATGTAAGGTTTTATTGTAGTGGTTAGTCTGACTTTGATTCTACAACATCCAgcccaagaagaaaaagaagcccaAGCCCCAGCCACAGCCTCCGGGAGAGGAGCCTGCTCCAGCCGAAACCACACAGCCTTCGGAGACTGAGAGTACAGAAGCAGTGAATGGGTTCCATGCCAATGGCTCTGTGTTGGACGGAGACTCATTAGACTCTCTGAGTGAGCAGTTGGATTCTGCCTTCTTGGATGCAGCTGAGCTCGCAGCTGAGCTCGAATCTGAGCCTGCCACGTCGGACATTACAGGTATTGCTATAGAGCAGTCTTTATTTTATCCGTCGGTCAAACTTTGGTTTGTTGAGACTATACTTTTGATAATCTTCTGTAGTTGAAGCCAACGCCTACCCATCGGAAAATATCACACTACAGTGTCTTTCTCCTTAAAGGTGTGGAAGCAGACTCTTTTTGTAGTGGCCCAAGCACCACCCCTCATCATGCTCAAGGAGGAAGGAATCACCAGCCTCCCCGTGGCAACAAGTTCCGTCCCAGAACCAACTCCCAGCAATCATCCACTTCCTCTGTGCTCACCACTGATGAAAGCCAACAGGGATTTTCTGGAGCCAGGAAGATTGGTTAGTGCCAAATGTGCTTTATTTCCTTATTGTTGATACAGAATATTGTCAAATCCATGGGTTTCCTGCAGTCCGATGGTAGATTAGTAGTCCCAGGTACCTAAGCTGTGTATTATCTTATAAAACTAGGATGTGTGCACTGGAGTGTTAATGACAACAGCTCTAGTAATGCTTTGTTTAAGACAAGTGACCTCTGACCCTGTTCTTTGACACTCAGCGCCAAACATTGACCGCTCTGTGAAGGACCTGCAGAGATGCACAGTGTCGCTTACTCGATACAGAGTGTTGGTTAAGGATGAAATGGACTCCTCTATTAAGACCATGAAGCAGACGTTTGCTGAGCTCCAGAGCTGGTACATCTCCCAACATTAACTCCACTACATTTAGTTTGTAAAGTTGTAGTTAATATTTGGAATATTAAATTGTTATGGTGGGATATAACATACCACAAATTCCATTATTTTTAAGCAGAATGTTTAGCTAAGCAATTTAAGAGATTTGATCACTGAACCAGTTCATTGCTCTCACATCTGCACTACAGCAATCACCACTAGTACCTCTTTCAGCATTACATGTAGCCTATTGCTAACCAGTGTTGTCATAGTTGACAAATTGTGAGTATTGCCAAAATCAAAGTACAGACTATCTTAGAAATGTAAATAATCATGGTCAACTTATTGTAGTAAAGAACATGTCATTTCATATCTCTTTCTCCCAACCTCTCTCTTAGTCTAATGGACAGAGAGGTTACTCTGTTGACAGAGATGGACAAAGTCAAAGCAGAAGCCAGTGAGTACAACACCTTTCAATTAGCATTTGGACTTCAATGTACACTCGGTGTACAAaaaattaagaacacctgctctttccatgacaaactgaccaggtgaaagctatgatcccttattgatggcacttgttaaatccacttcagagacaggttaaagaaggatttttgagccatgagacaattgagacatgaattgtgtaatTCAGAGGATGAATTggtaagacaaaagatttaagtgcctttgaacaggatatggtagtaagtgacaggcgcaccggtttgtgtcaagaactgcaaagctgctggatttttcacgctcaacagtttcccttgtgtatcaagaatggtccacacccaaaggacatccagccaacttgacacaactgtgggaagtgttGTAGTCAACGTGGGACATGAattcctgtggaatgcttttgacaccttgcagagtctatgccccaacaaattgaggatgttctgagggcaGGGGTGGTGCCAATCAATATTAAGgtcttcttaatgttttgtacactcaatgtttATTAGACTTTGTTTCTATTATTACTATGTTTCTATTTTTTTCCTGAAAGCCTTTGTCCCAGTTAGGACATTCCATATAGGCTACCTATAGATGTTACCTACTCCCTCCCAGTTCATAAGTTAACACGTAACCAACCAGCATGCTTCGAATGTATGTCCTTAAGGTTATTTTGGGCCTTAGGCATACCAGTCTTCAATGTAGTGAAACATGACAGAGCAAGACTGCATATTTCCACAAGTAGGCCATTCTCCCTTTATTCTTTACTGCCTCCAAATACAGTGTTGTGTATCCTGAGCTTGGAAAAAGTGAATAGTGTCAGGTTTCAAGGGAGACTAAATGCTTTCTTTGTGTCTAGGTGTGTGGGGAATTGAGGGAAGAAGCGAGGGAACTCTAGAGAAGTTCTTTGACATTACAGAAACTCAAAATTCCTTCAAATGTACCAGTTTCTGCCCTAATCTCTTCCCTTCCTTtaggtgtgtgttactgttaatgTATTAGACTTTCTTCCCTTCCCCTTTTTACCTCATGAGGAGAGAAGTATTTTCTGTCATTTGATCCTCCTTAGCAACTGATAAACAAACAGTACGGTTCCTCTGTGGGAGTTTTTTTGTGGTTTTTCTTTTTCCCTCCTCAGTCCTGATATTGGTCAGCAGCAGGAAAAGCCTGTAGAGCTATTTAGGGATGCAGTGTTGTATTCTGTATGATTTTATTTTGGAAAAACTAGTCAACTAATAGTCTTAACTTCTCATGTTGAGGACATAGCTAGTCCCAAGTTTCAGTATGGTATTGCTTATGTGTGGATTTCTCTCCGTACAACTGAAGGTGTCTGAATATTTGGTGAGCGAGCGGTTGACTGATATTGTGTATCTGTGTTTAAGTGGCCATTTTGGATGGCCGTCAAAAAAGAGCAGAGGAGCTCCGCAGGCTAACTGACCAATCAGCATCCATGTCTGAGAACCAACTGAGTGAGCTACGAGCGGACATAAAGGTTAGTTGACAACCGCAATAACACTatctgatgttgggcgattaggcctggctcgcagtcagcattccaattctttccaaaggtgttcaatggggttgaggtcaggcctttgtgcaggccagtcaagttcttccaccggtctcgacaaatcatttctgtatggacctcgctctgtgcacaggggcattgtcatgctgaaacaggaatgggcATTCCCCAAatggttgccacaaagttggaagcacagaatagtctagaatgtcattgtatactgtagggttaagatttcacttcactggaactaagggacctagcccgaaccatgaaataTAGAACTAGACTagtattcttcctccaccaaactttacagttggcactatgcattcgggcaggcagcgttctcctggcatccgccaaacccagatcagactgccagatggttaagtgtgattcatcaaatcaaattttattggtcacatacacatggttagcagatgttaatacgagtgtagcaaaatgcttgtgcttttagttccgaccgtgcagtaatatctaacaagtattctaacaatttcacagcaactaccttatacacacaagtgtaaaggaatgaataagaatatgtacatataaatatatggatgagcgatggccgaacggcataggcaagatgcagtagatggcataagagtacagtacatacatacgagatgagtaatgtaggttatgtaaacctataaagtggcattgttttgtttttttacatttattttaaaatttaaagtgactagtgatacatttattacatccaattttttattattaaagtggctagagaggcttcctgtgacatcgggtggtgtaggtgtactggagggcaggtagtttgcccccggtgatgcgttgtgcagacctcactaccctctggagagccttacggttgtgggcggagcagttgccgtaccaggcggtgatacagcccgacaggatgttctcgattgtgcatctgtaaaagttttagtgcttttggtgacaagccaaatttcttcagcctcctgaggttgaagaggcgctgttgccacgctgtctgtgtgggtggaccatttcagtttgtccgtgatgtgtacaccgaggaacttaactttccaccttctctactactgtcccgtcgatgtggataaggggggtgctccctctgctgtttcctgaagtccatctcctttgttttgttgacgtagagtttgagattattttcctgacaccacactccgagggccctcacctcctccctttaggccaTCTCtccattgttggtaatcaagcctaccattgtagtgtcgtctgcaaacttgatgattgagttggaggtgtgcatggccacgcagtcatgggtgaacaagggagtacaggagagggctgagaacgcacccccatcactccagagaacgtgtttccagaGGCCAATGGCAGAGTTTGGATCTCTGTGTGAACTCTGCCGAtgtttgcatggctgtgtgctctatttaatacacctgtcagcaacaggtgtggctccactcatttgaaggggtgtccacatactgtaggTCTTGTCTCCTCTTTTTCCAGCACTTTGTAAGTGAACGTAAGTATGATGAAGACCTGGGAAAAGCTGTGAAGTTCACTTTCGAGCTAGAACCACTGAAGACAAGCGTCACAGGATTTGGATCAGGTACATTCCTTTTTTCTTCTCTTTGGTGTCTTTCCTCTTACAGAAACTCACTGTGATCATACAGTATTGCATTGCTATTTAGAGGGTAAATAATCAATTGTCTTGATAGTAACGCCCACAGAATTAAATAGAACACATATTTGTATAATACTATGTATCTCTATGGTAACGCCTGCCCTCGTGACGCCCTCTCCTTTCAGTGTACCACCCTCAGACAGGCTACTCCAGCCGCTCCCGCTGTAGTTCCACCTCCTCGTCCATCACAGGCCTAGGGTCCCTAGAAGCACCACCTCAGTCTCAGCACCAGGGCTCCAGCTTCGAAGGACACCCTACCCATCCGAACAAAACGGTCAGCTCACAAAGCAATCATAAACATGCAACTAAAGGAGTTGCTAACTGTTTTCAGTCATGTTTCCTTAGGAGTAAAAATATTAAACATGATATGATTGCTTTGTGTTTTAAGTGTGATTTTAATCTGCACCTTTCAGACTTTCCAAGGCAACAGGCGGTATACGGCGGGCCCGGGATACTACTCCGGTGGTCAGCGGTACAATGGCGGCTCCTATCGCGACAGGAACACCAATCGCGGAGGCTACCGCTCCGAGGGTTACCAAGGCTACCAGGGCAACCAAGGCCAAGGTGACGGCCCCAGCCATCCTACCAGCACTGTAACACAATCCTCCAACTCCACAAGAGGCCCTTCCAACTCCACTCCATCCTCTTCTTACCGTCAAGACCACCCTTCTCATAATGGTCTGCCCCAAAGGCCTCCGCGGACACACTGCCCCTGACACCGGAACTACCTGGCTTAAAACCCCCTACTAACCCTGGCACTCCACCCTTGATACCCTGCCCCTTCCACCCCACTAACTCCTTTTTGATGAAGAATAGAATACAAGTTTACATCTTTTTGTCAAATGAGCTCTAGTGCCACCCATAGGCAAAACCATTCATCCACCAAACTTGAAATTCTGCTAATAAGACCTATTTTCTCATGCCTGTTGATTGAGCAGCATTTTGCTACTTCAGAGGCCAGTGTTATCTGATGATGAGTTCAGCACAGAGACTGCGGTGATTTTTATATGCATTTTGTGCACTGCTAAAAggcatttttatttgattttttttcttctcaagcATCAAATTCATTTTGGTTGCCTTTTTTTGTTTTGTAGTCATCACCATTTTAGTTCCATATGTTATGGCATGCTTGCTAGTATGTATGGAAGACTTTCATCAATGGCATACAATCAACACTACATAAGTTTATTTGTATCCAATTCATTTAGAGCTTTCCATAAATACTGGTTGTGTCTGTAAATAATATGTACTCCTTGAACTGGACAAAGAATCAGTTTATAATTAGAACTAGAGGCAATCACTTTGGATGTTGCCTGATGGCAGTTGTTTATTCCCTCCCTCACATGTATGAGAATAGTTTAGTGGATAGTTGTCCTGTCCTTCTCTATATTGTTATTGTATAATCCAAGGAGAAGGCTCGATTTCTTTATTACATACATATTTAATTATGAATTATTCCACTTCTCAAGTCTCAGGTATGAGAAAGGAACCCCCACTCCCCTACACCTACAGTCTGAATTTGGACTTCCCTTTGTTAGAAGTACATATATTTAGGTGTTATTTGGTCTACTCTTATTTTCAGTGCATCTCAGACAGGACCATAAACGGCCCACACTTGACATGCTTGCCATGTATCACAGTGTAACTTTGCCTTTCTCGAAATGCAGAGATGCCTGCATCACGAACATCAGTGCGCGTTCTTGTGATTTTTTTACATGTCAAAAAGCGAGCTTTAGGAGCTTTGTCCTTTTTTAATGTTAACTTTCCTCTTGATCATTTCAAGGGAAAAAAATCGGATCAAATTTGTGAATGCTGTTTCGATCTTAGTTCAAATACGTTTTATGACTACTGAGTTGGGACTGATTTTAAGATTCTTAGTAAAGTATACAATAACTTAACAAAATCTGTAGAAATATCTGATTGTTTCCCCTTGTACACTGCCTGGAGGCATAATGTTGCTTTTCGGGATTTGCTTTTTCCCCTGATAATGTTATTTTGAAATGGGGCTTGGTTCACCATTTACCGAAAGCAAAGCGGTGTTGTGTCAAACTGCAAGGCATGTGTATAAGGTTATACCTCTGTGTACCAAAGGGTAATACCCGATGAGTAGAAGAATTGAGAgaaccccctccatctcctccaatATTACTGGTGGGAAGTTATCCATAGGAATACCTTTGTTTTAGAtatgttataaacataggtactgaAGTCTTCTTTTCATCATATAATTTGGCCATGAGGAAAATGTCTTCATTTTGTTATATTGCACATCAACATAAAGATTATGTAGTTCTTGTTTGTTCAATGGTTTACAAAGTCTTCTGGGGAAGTGCAAAGTGTATACAGCAGGGTAGATCAGTTGGCATGTATCAGCAACTGTGCTTGAGCACATAAGGCTTGGTAGCCAACTCCAGGAGCTTCCTGCCTTCAGCAAATTTTTCCTAATCTCAGATCTGCACTAAATTTAGGCCTATTTTCAGTAATCCTAATGCACAGTAGGCCTACTCTTCAATTGCGGAGATGCATGCACTGCATTTTCTCTCCACAACACATTGCTAGTTGTTACCTTGTGGTAGCTTCAAGCATGTACATGTAGTATTTCTTACAGTTGTCTAAAAACTAGAGTTATTCTCTATGGGGAATTATTTATGCCTGTCCATCTCTTTTACCAAGTGTAAGAACTCACATTCACAGCTTTGTCTACATTCAACTATCTGGTGATCACCAAAGAGAAAAACATTTCCTTTTTTCTTTCTCTGCCTATAAAAAAATAACTTCATTGTTTTCCAATTGGATAATCTATTCTAGATTGAGTAGCATGTTAATTTTTTttcttttacattttatttctttactgtgtgtgtatatatagctaTAATTCTGTTGCGCTCACATGGGGCATTTTGTATGTTATATACATGCTGAGCATATGGTTTACCCCTGAAATAGTTCAGTCATATGGACTGAACTAACAATCTAGTTCAGTCCAATTCTTCCAGTGCAAACTGTAAACTTAAGTGCCTTCTCTTGCCTCCATCCAATTCATACACCCCCCTCCTTACAGCAACCATGAAGTATGGACCAAAGACATCTGCACTCCCCATCCATTCTAATACACCTCCCCCCCATATGCGGAAAGGCACACTTTTCATTTACTATTAAACTTTGCAATACATAAGCAGGTGTCCTTTGTCTTCATATGCTTTTCATGGGCACAGTTCAAGGTGACTGTATTTTACAGATTCATATGTCAACTTAACTGTAAGCAAAGTAAATGGCGATACGCTCATATCACTTCTCATTGTATGGTTAACTATATAAGAATTATGTAATTCAATTTGCCATATTGGAGCAAGTAAGGTGGTTTAAGATGTTGTGGCAGAGGCTTGATGGGACAAGTCTAAATCTCagtttagaatatttgcatgaaaatctgtcgccaattggatggaaacctagctaaagTCTAAATGTAATTGTGTGGCTACCAACCTCAAGAATGAAAACAATGGAATGATAAATTGGATTCTGAACTAACAAGTTTATCTAAACAAAGATGGATGATCATAAGGTCCCAAGATCCAGTGGATCCTCTCTTGAATTATCAGGTGGTCAAGTTAACTATTACTACGGATGGTCCTAGATCTGGTCATGACTGGGTGAAGTGCTCTAGTGAAGGCCTTGGTGATGACACTGGCAATGCTAGTGAAGAGAGACTGTCTTTTGGTGCCAGAGCCAGAATGTCAGTTCTCCAAATGGGTTGGAAGGTGATGTAAAAGGACGGCTGTACTGTAAGTCTAATTAGAGAGAGTTAGTGAGGACCCCATAATCATAAAACATTTCACCACAGTTCAAAAACTAATTTGCACATGCTCAGCATCCCAACATATTACAGAGTAGTGAGATGGTGACAGACTGCTGACAAATATCTATGGTGTTAACACGTGTCATATCCTGACTTAAGATGTGTGAGAGTAACTCATGAGATAAATCAATTCTGTGCATGAGCTAAAATCAGGGCCTAGACCCACTATACCCATCAACAGTAACACTTCAAAATGGTATGGACAAGATGTGtattcaacaaaaaaaatgtgggaTTTTTTAGATTTACCGTTT contains:
- the LOC110532541 gene encoding spermatogenesis-associated serine-rich protein 2 isoform X2; this translates as MAKKNSQKDTSGMVFDTNLRMVMSQGGTFERMKEKPKKKKKPKPQPQPPGEEPAPAETTQPSETESTEAVNGFHANGSVLDGDSLDSLSEQLDSAFLDAAELAAELESEPATSDITGVEADSFCSGPSTTPHHAQGGRNHQPPRGNKFRPRTNSQQSSTSSVLTTDESQQGFSGARKIAPNIDRSVKDLQRCTVSLTRYRVLVKDEMDSSIKTMKQTFAELQSCLMDREVTLLTEMDKVKAEAMAILDGRQKRAEELRRLTDQSASMSENQLSELRADIKHFVSERKYDEDLGKAVKFTFELEPLKTSVTGFGSVYHPQTGYSSRSRCSSTSSSITGLGSLEAPPQSQHQGSSFEGHPTHPNKTTFQGNRRYTAGPGYYSGGQRYNGGSYRDRNTNRGGYRSEGYQGYQGNQGQGDGPSHPTSTVTQSSNSTRGPSNSTPSSSYRQDHPSHNGLPQRPPRTHCP
- the LOC110532541 gene encoding spermatogenesis-associated serine-rich protein 2 isoform X1, which gives rise to MAKKNSQKDTSGMVFDTNLRMVMSQGGTFERMKEKISAVRAVVPNKSNNEIVLVLQHFENCVDKAVQAFLEGSAIDILKEWNVTGKKKPKKKKKPKPQPQPPGEEPAPAETTQPSETESTEAVNGFHANGSVLDGDSLDSLSEQLDSAFLDAAELAAELESEPATSDITGVEADSFCSGPSTTPHHAQGGRNHQPPRGNKFRPRTNSQQSSTSSVLTTDESQQGFSGARKIAPNIDRSVKDLQRCTVSLTRYRVLVKDEMDSSIKTMKQTFAELQSCLMDREVTLLTEMDKVKAEAMAILDGRQKRAEELRRLTDQSASMSENQLSELRADIKHFVSERKYDEDLGKAVKFTFELEPLKTSVTGFGSVYHPQTGYSSRSRCSSTSSSITGLGSLEAPPQSQHQGSSFEGHPTHPNKTTFQGNRRYTAGPGYYSGGQRYNGGSYRDRNTNRGGYRSEGYQGYQGNQGQGDGPSHPTSTVTQSSNSTRGPSNSTPSSSYRQDHPSHNGLPQRPPRTHCP